CCAACAGCTGGAGACAGGATGTtgtgccttcaaaataaaaagaagaggggtgatttttaagttcaaaataaaagtaaatgtgATGGTTCACTTACACCAGAAGAGAGCAGCCTCATcatagacatttttttatttttttatttttatttttattttatctttatttaaccaggttagtcccattgagattaagaacctcttttccgagggagacctggccaagacggtcagcagcaagaacacaaagttgcagacacaaatagagataaaatacaattcacaatcactaaaagcacaaaaatttgcattaaaagagaaccatctaaagacaaatggggggacaaaaaggagcTTTTCTgagagtcagctgtacaacaagggggctaaaatcattggcatgccatagagtctgcttctaaagccttcattttagatttacaaatatttaatgataccagctccttgaGTTTTAGGTCTGTTTGGTgcaaattccaggctgagggtcaaggtcaaggtcatggaaaactttattatttattatccccTAGGCAAAGTGTTGTACAGCCACTCAGCAGTACCATACAGTcatcaaacaaaaaacaataaatagccTATTAAAGGCAATACATACAAAAGCTTACAACATACAACATTACAGGGCATTGTTTAGGAAACCAATGGCAATCGGAACAAAATAATTTCTGAGCCTATTGGTCCTACATTTACGCAAACTGTATCTGCGGGCTGACGGGAGCAACCTGAACTCAATGGACAGGGGATTGCTAGGATCAGGTAGGACTGACTGAACCTTCTTCAATGTCCTACTTTGGAACAGAGGAGTCAAGTCATTCAGGGTGGTGCCTGCAATTTTGCCGCACACTTTGACAACACCCTGCAACCTGTTCCTGTTTTTGAGTGTGAGCAACCCATACCAGCTGATAAAAGAGAAGGTCAAGACagtgtgctccggtcatgtaaccagaacttggcgttccttcaccagatttcacaatggctgcggaggcgtcacaaacgttctcattttacaactaaaccgtgcactacaagacgattctgaaaacatttgagtcgagaaataggcattaacgtaacataatattgattcatatttgatcagcgctgactagtttgaccatttggtcggagttcgcgagtgattgacagctgcctccgttgaatgaacagccaataggaacgctctatCTCTCAgaagtgacctgtgattggccaaagtcaccCATCACAggctatgttttttttaaagcctgaaaacagagccatgaggcgGTGCAGAAGTCATGCTCTTCAGTTTGTCTAGTCAAAGGAGAAAAATTAACTTGAGTATCAAAACGAAACGTAAGTAAcgtaaatgaaaaaacaaactgagaTTAGTTGagccttaaaggaacagtgtgtaacatttagggggctCTATTGccagaaatgcaatataatgttagtatgtatgttttcattagtgtataatcacctgaaaataagaatcgttgtgttttcgttaccttagaatgagccgtttatatctagcttacatacggagcgggtcctcttcacggagctggccaCCATGTTTCCACATctgccaccgtagctctcctacaAGCTTGgaacacgggagaagtttcagctggttgcaatctgcaaccacgccaccagatgccgccagatcctacacactgccaCTTTAAACAGCCTAATAATATAGAAACAATATGGGTTATACTGCACAATTTGAAAGAGCAGATGTGTCATTTTGAagaactgtttttattttcttctagTACACTTGCAAGATGTGTGACCGAGACACTGTTAATAACTCAGGACTACACAGGGAACAATCTATTAAATCTGAGATACTTCCTCCTCAACATGagttcacattttaaaaacattcacACATAGACCCTATTGCAGTTGTAGCCTACTTTTCACAAATACAACTGTCATTAACAGTTTCTACCAACAGtagaaacataaacattttcagattttttgttttCGGTGCGGTTGCTATTGTAACAttacaacagttttttttcaaaatttccatataaacatatgtttttttatggttcAATTACATTTAAACAACAAATGAAAATCAAAAAGGTACCATActgatagaaaaaaaatgtaaattcacTCGTCCATATCTCTGGATGATTATGCAGAAACTTAAACCTCATGTTAAGGATAACGCTTGAAGATCAAAAAGACAACTCATGTGCAGCTTGACAcagttaaaacaaacatttgaatatttgaaaatgggattttttttaccagCAATCAATATCACCCGgtagaaaaaaagaacagacaGGGTTAACTCAGGGGATGCCTCAGTGTAAAATATCTCTCACTGAGGTGGGAAGAGAATATACGGTCTTGGTTGCCAAACAAGGAAAGACACTGCATCAGTAAAACGTTGACGGTATGTTAAACTAACTAAACTATCTTTCCATTGACCTTACTGGCAAATAAAAAAGCCAAAAAGAGGTCACCAGGTTCTTGTTGCATTAAAAATCAGTCCCCAATAGTATAATTTTAAAATACCACATATACTTTTTGATAaagtattttccaaaatgattCTATCCGATTAAAATATAAGTGATACTTAAGTGTTTTGCTCTCTTTCGTCATCTTCACTCACCACAGAGAGACAGTCACCTAATGGCCTACTTATACTGGGAATATTCAACATCAGTCAAAGGGTTTTGTGTCATATAAAAAACCAAGAAAGATAATATTACTGCACATTAGCAaatcaaaatatatacaaatctACATGAAGTAATTGAATATCTGAATAGGCACTTTAAGTCAAAACAGTTCAGCCAGCCCTCAGAGTCATCTTTGATGATACAACATCACAAAGACACGgcagttgctttttttttttttttgaaagatgACGACAGAAAACCCAAGAAACGGACATTAGCCCTAAAAACCACGTCAGTAGATTTGGACAATTTCATTCTGGcatcagccacacacacacactctcgtaaaatacacacacagggaaGCTCTAGTTTCCAAGTATAAAGTAGAAGGATCTGCTACAGAACAGAAAGGAGATTAttttaacatgcacacacatggtAAAGAACGACCTCCTCGGATGAAACATCCACCTCCCTCGTGACTTCCCTACCGTACAATGTACCTCGTGCTGGGAAGAGTCGTAGTGCTTTGTTAGGGGAAAAAGGTGCATCACAACAGCCTTTCACCACCGAGCAGCCCCATTATTGAACAGGGCAAGATAATCATTAGAGTCACcccacaaaacaataaataaataataaataaataaacaaatcattatataaataaatctttttttgttaaataaataaaaagtgaaaagacTGATCAAGAAGAGAAGAGGCAGGCAGTGTTAAAAAATGGACTCTGTTATGAAAGCAGTTTGAGTTTTTTGGCCGAATAGTATCTACTTACAGTCTTGTTTCTTTTAAAATTCACTCCCAATACTGCTTCTATCACAAATGTCAATGTTGGCCAATCACAATCCCCAGTTCCTCCTCTTTGAACCTTCTCCATCAATGAGCTTCGAGAGGGAGGCAAACGTACCGGATACTTAGGCACTGTTCAGACATGGTATTACCATGTTTCCTgggtgatcggatcacaagcggacagctctaagtacaggtgtgaacgcactcaagacgcattgaggacgcacaGAGATCCGATTGCTCACAACACATTCAGAGGTGGCCTGGGCCACATACagtatggccacattcttttagcagtgtgtacgcaaatgTGTCATGGGAATAGACAGGCAGCCGTGAGTGCTTGTCTGCCTCGCAACATGGAAACGGCTtttgtgctctactgtatcctgtcggtacaactgtattttaataattattacacagctgtgttgaatactcgattctgattggtcaatcccggcgttctgcggtctgttatttctttataacagaccgttgctatgtataacagaccgttgctatgggcgcagctctgatgtcggactctggcggaccgttttggtgtcaaaataatgatttcttaagtaaccatgtaataagcgggataatgtagagctagtgggtcattgatgtgaaagaatcccagacagggcgatgcgagAAGAATCGCGAGCattggctcgctgtacattatcccttacatacagtatcttatttataggctacatatctacagactggCAGACTAGGCacacaaagtgcattattatcatactgtcggagatgtgtcagtgtttttgttctggtGTTCTGCATGGAGCTGACACCCGTTCGCCCCTCACTCGCTCTCATTCCCAGCCatgaagctctgtaccccgctgttgaGCGGTGTCGACGCCATGGAGGTCCCcagggaccgccggtacaataaccttttattttgatgttaataaaatgtacccaaattcacgaatatgtaggatatcacTACTGACATTCGTGTAATATTACAGcacaacatctgctgtattagccgtgtgtttactacgtgtgtaattgcatatagagcggggaagtgagactGGATCACGAGTGGTCACTCGAGACGCATGCGGAGATGCATTTTACTGCGaggtgtgaacagatgtactcaaagctgtccacttgtgatcggatcactcgggacgcatgttaatgccagatCTGAACAGGGCCTTCGATGAGTAAGATTAGTAATGTGGCTGTAGTGTAAGTACTCTTTGACACCACTGAAATGTAAGTAAGTGGTACCAGAGCAACGTTTTAGAGTGCTTGCACAGTGAGCTAAATGATACTGTAGGTCATCTTACAAATACTTGAAAGAAGCTAGACACATACAGGTCCTGTTGTCAGGAGCAACTTCACCACAGAGAAAAGGGTAAACTGCATATGTAACGTTTAGGGATCGCCCCATAAAGCCGGAGGGAGTTTTTATAGAGCGTAGATCACAGCACTGGCATTACACCACAGTAGTACGAACGTAGGAGCAAATACTACagccccatttttttttttagcttcccCCAATGGTGGCTAAATGTGCATCTCGCATGATTTTAAGTAACCTTTAGACTTGAGGTGCACTTGATCTACAGTACCTTGCCTTACATATGTAGTGCATTCACATTCAAGATTACAGTAATCCACCTAAATGGTGAGTTAAATCAAGCGCGCCTCAAGTTTGTCACAAAGCTGAGGCTATTTTAAAACCAGAGTGTTAGAGGTGGTCCCGTCAACACGGCGACTTTTACGTGaagcagtttgtttttcaatcaaaaaatccaaacaaatCAACTAACAGATTTTGTTGTGAAATCTAATTAgatgatttgtgatttttttttttttaaagctgaaaaCAACAAACTGCATCCTGACAGTGTAAGGCTTCTTACAGTCTGTGCCTGCGAGGTTCGGAGCGTGGCGGGGAGGGTGGCGGGGGCAGGGTTACAGTGGTCGGGGGCTCCACTGGGTCATCCATGGGCAGGACCAGGCGGGTGCCCCTGATCGCCACTTCATGTTCCGCCAAGCCGAGATCGTGATCCAGACCGTCATCAGACGGGCCGCCTCCGGTGCTGGAGGGGCGGTTGATGGTGCGGGATCCAGATGCATCCGTGCTGACGGTGATGTCGGCGTACATGGAGCTCACGCTGGCGTCGTTCAGGATGAAGTCGGAGTCATCGTCGTGGAGCTGGCCTTCGTTCTGAtgggaggaaagagaaaaagaaaagtaaggGAATGAAAAGATGAAGATGAATCAAGGTTATAAtcgttttagttttgttttttgttttttttacttttcaattttattttagtttagttttagttcgTTTTCAGAATGTGTTTGTTAGATTTAGCTAGTTTCactttttcagaaaggtttagttttattttttatagactTAGTTTTACAACAGTTTTAGTTTGTTCTGTTAATATGTagctatatacatacaaaatgcattgttggagaactgtgtaggaatggccttaatgttaaatgtttaattttcacaTTACAGCCATTGCAGCATAGCTCCATCTCCTGGAATGTCAAGTCGATTCAATTTTGTGATGACTGCCTTTTTCGGTTGTTATTTATagctaaaaaaactaaaactgaaatttatTTACATTCATGTTTATTAGTTTTGTACCCAGacaatattgtttcagtttagtttaaaTAAAAGGATACAGTTtgtatttaatttcagtttactataaatatttttcactgcttatttttgttttagtttactataattaCCCTGAGATGAATACAATCACAGGAGAAGGAGTGAAGAACTGGAAAAAAAGTGCtactttaaataaaagtgaaatacAAATTTCAACACACAAGTTTATGACCTGTTAAGATTCCTAATTATGTCTTTAAATACATGGACTAACACTACAAAAAGCTATTAAGTGAGTTTCAAATTTCATTGTTGTTCATCTTAAATGTGGTAAAACaggtatatattattatatttatattcaaatAACAATTagtaaagaaacacaaaaaactcACATATGACACTATTACATCTGTAAATATCCATGTATTTCAGCTGGTCAAGAAGTTACTGATTGGGTCTTTACAAAGTGCTACTTTAACCGTATAACACTATGCAGTGTGTCCAAACCTCATAGGCCTGTGGGCTGGTGAGGCATCGTGCCAGCGGTCCACAACAAGCAGGCATAGTAGCAGTGAGAGGAGGGCCACTGTGGGTCAGGAGGGGCTTCAGGTAGCTGGAGAACAAGCTTTTGTCAAGGATTAGTAACAGTTTTTACAACACTTACTTTGAATGTAATTTCTTTCAGTGTAATTTAATTGGTCAATAATCTAACTATCAGAAGTGCCTTATCTATACAGAAAGATGAAGTTAGTTTGGAAAGAGCTCCCTCTGGTGTCCAAAGCTGAATCGAGCATCCACACTTCTGAAGATGTGATTTTAAATATGTGATCTGTTGCTTAAAAGGATACTTGTGGTCAAAGTTATACCAGATCCTGAAGGGCCAGGCGCTCTCATGTTTGGTGTTCCTCCGCTGCGACCCATCTAACACCGCTGTACTCTGTTACGCAGAACATGTTTAATTTGTTACTGTTTCACTACTTAGACATCTTtacttttacaaaaaaaataatgaaaaacaagaGATTTCAATCTGTGTGAATTACTTACAGAGTGGTCTTGATCGGAGTCAACACCCACACTGAAAGAGAAAAGGTAGCAGTGGTGACTTTGACAGAAAAACATTCAATAGAGGGGATGAAACAGAGAGACatacaaactagggctgtcaatcgattaacaaatataatcatgattaatcgcaaagaaattagtgtcgctAAAAACAAtgtgcgttaatgtgttattatggcgttaactttgacagccctgatacaAACGGATGCCCAGCCTTACGGTATGCTCATGAAAGACAGCATGGGCATGGTGCCTCCTCCACAGATCCACACAGTGAAGAAGACAATTAGGAGGGTGGTTGAAAACATCATCTGACGAGCGTACGTCGCTGTGTCTCGGATTGAAAGAGCAAAGGTCATCGCCCCACGCAGACCTGGAGGAGACGGACAACAAGACAGCGTGAGAATGAGAAACGGGGTGTGTGTTTCACCAGAAGACAGCGTGGGAGAGACGTTGCGTGACGCCTTCGGCACAGTATGCTAATGCAGGTGTTTTTTCCTCTCAGGGCTGATGGTATAGAAACAATTATGTGCACAGACATGTAGGGGGATTTCTATTATTAGCCAGTTTCAATAGTAAATGTCTGCTGACATAGGGGCTGTTATTCATAACAATACTGTATCGAAGTAGGAGTGTTGCTGGTCTAGAAGGAGACTGTCTTCACACGCCATTATCTAGgctaatgtttttttaactacAGGCTTGAATCTGCTCTGTTCCACTGACAGTTTATTTTAATGGAACCAAGTCCCAGCTGAGAAGTAGTTTAATCATTTTGGTCCAAGCCTGAGAAACTTAAAAAGGACTCCTTAGTTGACAACAGAGACTTTACTGTCTCCACTCCGTACCTGCAAACATCATGACATGCTGACAGTTGGATCCAATCTTGTTCTTGCGGCCCAGGTTGAGCAGGAAGGACAAAGGGTAGATGTTTGCCGCCCTGCCCAGAAACACCGCCACCTGCACAACGCAGCAAGGTCAAGGACACAATAACACTGCGAAGTAACACAGCGCGGGCAAGCTGGGATGGAAAATAATCGTGGGTAGATGGCAGATCGGAAATTCTACGTCATCGTTGACTaatctgtgttttaaatgtcaatgtTATTCTTGGGCTCCCTGAAGCACTGAAATATTCTTTAAAATACATATACTGCATGAATACACTGCTAATATTATCAGCATTAGTTGCTATCTATAACTGATGCAGAGAGGTCCAGCctatataacatatatacagacgtaggcaaaattgttggtacccttccgttaaagaaagaaaaaccaacaatggtcactgaaataacttgaaactgacaaaagtaataataaataaaaattcactgaaaatgaactaatgaaaatcagatattgtttttgaattatggttcagcagaatcatttaaaaaaacaaactaatgaaactggcctagacaaaaatgatggtacccttaacttaatattttgttgcacaaccttttgaggcaatcacttcaatcaagtgatttctgtaactctcaatgagacttctgcacctgtcgacaggtatgttggcccactcctcgtgagcaaactgctccagctgtctcaggtttgaagggtgccttctccagactgcatgtttcagctccttccacagatgttcaataggatttagatcagggctcatagaaggccacttcagaatagtccaatgttttgttcttagccattcttgggtgtttttagctgtgttttgggtcattatcctgtttgaggacccatgacctgcgactgagaccaagctttctgacactgggcagcacatttcgctccagaatgccttgatagtcttgagatttcattgcaccctgcacagattcaagacaccctgtgccagatgcaacaaagcagccccataacataacctagcctcctccatgtttcacattaggtacagtgttcttttctttggatgcttcatctcttcgtctgtgaacatagagctgatgtgacttgccaaaaagctccagttttgtctcatctgtccaaaggacattctcccagaagctttgtggcttgtcaatatgcattttggaaaatttcagtctcgcttttttatgatttggtgtcctcctcggttgtcttccattaagtccactttggctcaaacagtgacggatggtgcgatctgacactgatgtaccttgaccttggagttcacctctaatctctttggaagttgttctgggctctttggttaccattcgtattatccgtctcttcaatatgtcatcaattttcctcttgcagccacgtccagggaggttggctacagtcccatggaccttaaacttctgaataatatgtgcagctgtagtcacaggaacgtcaagctgcttggagatggtcttatagcctttacctttaacatgaaggtctataatgttctttctgatctcctgagacaactctctccgtagctttctgtggtccatgttcagtgtggtacacaccatgataccaaacagcacagtgactacttttcaccctttaaataggcagactgactgattacaagtttgaagatacctgtgatgttatttacagggcacaccttagtttaacatgtccctatggtcaaactattttacatcttttctaggggtaccatcatttttgtccaggccagtttcattagtttgttttttaaaatgattctgttgaaccacaattcaaaaacaatagctgattttcattagttaattttcagtaaatttttatttattattacttttgtcagtttcaagttatttcagtgactattgtgggtttttctttctttaacggaagggtaccaacaattttgcctacgtctgtatatatatatatatatatatatatatatatatatatatatacatacatatatatatatatatacatacatatatatatatatacatacatacatatatatatacatacatatatatatatatatacatacatacatatatatatatacatacatatatatatatatacatacatacatacatatatgtatacatatatacatatatatatgtatatatatacacattatatatataaataacatatatatatgtatatatgtatatatacatatatataatatatatataacatatatatatatatataacatatatatatatatatatatataacatatatatataacacatatatatatatatatatatatatatatatatatatatatatatataacatatatatataacacacatatatatatatatatatatatatatatatataacatatatatatatatatatatatatatatatatatatatatatatatataacatatatatataacatatatatatatatatatatatatgttatataggCTGGACCTCTCTGCATCAGTTATAGATAGCAACTAATGCTGATAATATTAGCAGtgcattcatacagtatatgtattttaaagaatatttatattacacctatatatatatatatatatatatatatatataggtggTTTAATGGTTTATATATGGTTATGTGCAACCAAGATTCATTGCCAGATAACCAATCATTTCTGGAGCATTAACACCGATCAGAGTTAAGGATACAAAAGCTCCGATGATGAACATGGGGTTGAACACATGTGACTGGAAGGAGAAGAGAGTCAGACCCATGTAGGAGAAGATGAAGTTCTCGGCCAGGAAGTTCAGCAGCTCAAACAACTGATTGGGAGAAGAGacaaacaacaaatatatatatttatattctaaatagggctgtcaaatttaacgcgataacgcgttaacacaaatgtttattatatatatacagtatgtcatactagcttgtcgtgaaggaggttaaataacgctccaaatttaagctaaatttcggcgagggaacactgtcaaggccattttcaaaggggtccctttacctctgacctcaagatatgtgaatgaaaatgcgtACTATAGGTACCAACGAGTCTACCCTTGTTCTTGCACCGTAAAATCAATCTTTATGATAGGACTAAGATAGAACTAAAAACCAACAAAAGAACCAGAGCTCAGGTAAGATTTATATCTAAATAAAGTGAGTAAATGTGACAAAAGATATGTGATTGCACATCACCTGTTTGGTCCTGTCCTGAGAGTCGGGGGAGAGATTGTTGAAGGTGTAGTGAGCCTGAGTGATCCCACAGAACAGCACAGCCACTACGCCTGGatgaacacaaacatacacaagtcaagtgaaaaaaaaacattaacgttAAACCCTGGTCACTATAAATATTtgatagggtaaaaaaaattaaaaaaaatacacgaCTGAAAACTAAGAATAATCAAATgattaaaaagtaattaaaagtaATTTATGTTTGTTCCTAAGACTAACACAAAGTCAAAATGTGATGCAGAATTTCACAGTTTAAattgcatgcatgtgtgaagGCGTACCTGTGAAGCCGCAGGcctcagccaataggaaggtGCTCCAGGAcatgaggaagaagagagcCGTCTCTAGCAAGGGGAAATCCCTCAGCTTAGTGAACTTGGTCACGTGACGAAAACTGAAAGTCAAGGAGCAAAACAAGAATTGCCACATCCTCTGTCGACCTGCGGTGTGTAAATGCAAATGAAGTAAGAAAGACATCGCTGTATAAACTGTATAAGTAAATAACCACTGTTCTATCTTATTGTAGAAGGAGACAATTTAGGCTACAACCAGATACAACCTACAACAGATGTTCTGGTTCCAAGTCAAATAAGACTATACTGAAAACATATACTGaaaactatactataagtattATGTAATGGTGAGCATTAGGTGAAAGGATATGAGAGCGGTCATGACTCCAGTGGCCACACCAAGAGCAAAGGATCCACTAAAGACGCCCAGGAAGACGCCGAAGGATTTCAACATAGCCATGGCCTCAAAGCTGTGGCTGTTGTCTCCTGCAGGCTGGTACGCCCCGATGGAGCTGTAGGGCAGATAGAGTACAAATAAAATCATTTACATGGAAAAAGGAAGTAGACACTTAACTGGTCAAACGTTAATCACATgctaacataaataaacaaactgagATTTTCAAGATGAAGTCAGGCATCAAATCAAACCTGCAGCAACCCAAATCCAATAATGGCTGGATATCACCAGCCTGGTGTTTATCTGATTGTTACTTTTTCTTTAGGGGAAACCAAAATCCTCTAAATTTATAAACAAAAACTTCACACACATGGACTGGAGTTGGGTTTTACAGTCATAAAAAGGGAAAGTTAGGGTGTTTCATGCTTTATTCTAATAAGATTTTGGATCTCTCAGCACCATTTGGTTGATATTCAATAAGAGTATTAATAAGTAGAGAAACAGCCAATTCAGGTGTGACCCCTTTATGAGGAGTCATGCCCAAATGACCTCAAGACCAACAAAGCAAATCAACAGCACTAATATCAGCAGTAATAAACCTTTTACACACATAAATTACCAAaactttaaagggtaactttgatattttccaacctgttttcccatgtttttgtggcttactgactaatagggacaacaattccTGAAATTGGTCCAGCATTGAGGGAGAGTAGACGGCAGCCGTTCACatgctgcaatatggtgctattggggcaagctggcaccatcatttacgtccacttaaagttcttgtttttgccatgacaggctctg
This portion of the Sebastes umbrosus isolate fSebUmb1 chromosome 17, fSebUmb1.pri, whole genome shotgun sequence genome encodes:
- the LOC119476083 gene encoding sodium/hydrogen exchanger 6-like isoform X2, which codes for MGFTPRRFVGVKPSKALQLLSFLLTLLLVGSRGDSSSAMDNISTERLAEESHRQDSANLLIFIMLLTLTILTIWLFKHRRFRFLHETGLAMIYGLLVGVILRFGVHVPQSMSDVILSCAVNASPATLLVNVSGRFYEYTLKGEVSRGNGHQVQDDEMLRKVTFDPEVFFNILLPPIIFHAGYSLKRRHFFRNIGSILAYAFVGTVISCFVIGLIMYGVVSFMKVVGQLGGDFFFTDCLFFGAIVSATDPVTVLAIFNELKVDVDLYALLFGESVLNDAVAIVLSSSIGAYQPAGDNSHSFEAMAMLKSFGVFLGVFSGSFALGVATGVMTALVTKFTKLRDFPLLETALFFLMSWSTFLLAEACGFTGVVAVLFCGITQAHYTFNNLSPDSQDRTKQLFELLNFLAENFIFSYMGLTLFSFQSHVFNPMFIIGAFVAVFLGRAANIYPLSFLLNLGRKNKIGSNCQHVMMFAGLRGAMTFALSIRDTATYARQMMFSTTLLIVFFTVWICGGGTMPMLSFMSIPVGVDSDQDHSSTAVLDGSQRRNTKHESAWPFRIWYNFDHNYLKPLLTHSGPPLTATMPACCGPLARCLTSPQAYENEGQLHDDDSDFILNDASVSSMYADITVSTDASGSRTINRPSSTGGGPSDDGLDHDLGLAEHEVAIRGTRLVLPMDDPVEPPTTVTLPPPPSPPRSEPRRHRL
- the LOC119476083 gene encoding sodium/hydrogen exchanger 6-like isoform X1 encodes the protein MGFTPRRFVGVKPSKALQLLSFLLTLLLVGSRGDSSSAMDNISTERLAEESHRQDSANLLIFIMLLTLTILTIWLFKHRRFRFLHETGLAMIYGLLVGVILRFGVHVPQSMSDVILSCAVNASPATLLVNVSGRFYEYTLKGEVSRGNGHQVQDDEMLRKVTFDPEVFFNILLPPIIFHAGYSLKRRHFFRNIGSILAYAFVGTVISCFVIGLIMYGVVSFMKVVGQLGGDFFFTDCLFFGAIVSATDPVTVLAIFNELKVDVDLYALLFGESVLNDAVAIVLSSVLLRLEKQGRQGAGAVHSPGDDGPVWPEGEKDWLGENQTVTPRSIGAYQPAGDNSHSFEAMAMLKSFGVFLGVFSGSFALGVATGVMTALVTKFTKLRDFPLLETALFFLMSWSTFLLAEACGFTGVVAVLFCGITQAHYTFNNLSPDSQDRTKQLFELLNFLAENFIFSYMGLTLFSFQSHVFNPMFIIGAFVAVFLGRAANIYPLSFLLNLGRKNKIGSNCQHVMMFAGLRGAMTFALSIRDTATYARQMMFSTTLLIVFFTVWICGGGTMPMLSFMSIPVGVDSDQDHSSTAVLDGSQRRNTKHESAWPFRIWYNFDHNYLKPLLTHSGPPLTATMPACCGPLARCLTSPQAYENEGQLHDDDSDFILNDASVSSMYADITVSTDASGSRTINRPSSTGGGPSDDGLDHDLGLAEHEVAIRGTRLVLPMDDPVEPPTTVTLPPPPSPPRSEPRRHRL